Below is a window of Mus caroli chromosome 2, CAROLI_EIJ_v1.1, whole genome shotgun sequence DNA.
ggaggtggggatgacagagcagaaagcattcttctgatttcttttttgagacagggtgtctctgtagctctggctgtcctagaatttgctgggtagaccaggctgccttcaggcccagtaatctgcctgcctcttctttctgagtgctgggattaaaggcgtgggagCCCAGGAGCCATCTATCCAAAGTGGATGCTAGGATACAAACTCCTGTGTTCTGAGAGCAGCAAGCCTTTTgcaccactaagccatctctcaagtcctATACCTGGCATTTTAACCTGGGCTCTGGGGAACAAACAGGGTTCTCATACCTATGAGaaacaatttttgttttacatgaaGCTAAGGCATTGTGAAATATACTTAGAATCCAAACATTTGGGAGACTCAGGCAAATGGATTGCTTCAAGTCTGAGACCAACATGATCTCCAATGGTAGCTAGCCAGCAATGACTAGAAATtctcataaaaccaaagaaaatatgtGTAATGTGTATTCATTCACTTCTGTGTAACTTCACATGTCTAGATTCACACCACACAGGGAGGTCCTCTTATAGACATGATAGAAATGAAAGATCCTGTTGCTAAACAGAACTGGGTGCTCCATGTtactgagtgagtgagtgacagCTAAGTGGGGATGACTCTCCCAGAGGGCAGAACCCCACGTGCCTACTGCTAATGCAGTCTGTCTCCTGTGTTCTGATCAGCGCCAAAGAGCCAGAGTGCATACACAACACTCCATAGTAACAGGATGGCGGGTAAAACAATAGCTATTTTGACTGATACAGAAGGAACATCTGACCAAGGTCTAGACGCTTCcctaagaaaaacagaaagccacAGCTAGGGGATGGCCACCTTAGCACAGAAAGGGTGTGTCCTGgctagctgtcaacttgacatactgttgtcatctgagaagagggaaccttgaTTAGTAAAATACCTgtaccagattggcctgtggacaagccTACAAGGCATTTGTTTTTTGacgtgtttctctgtgtagccttagctgtcctgtaTAAGCCAGGctagactcagagatctgcctctctcgaaatgctggcattaaaattgtgcacttacacacactgGCCTGTGGGGCATTTCCATGATTGAtatgagggcccagcccactgtgggcgatCCCACCCTTGAGAAGTGGTTCCAGATATTTTAAGCAAGCCCATAAGCAGCATTCCGTAATGGCCAGAATTCAGACCATCCCTGCAAGAGGATCCTAAGTTTAAGTCTGGCCTGAACTGTTCagtaagacattgtctcaaactCCTCCCCTTGTACACACATGAGCAACACTAACTGGACTCAGGGTCATTAAGAAACAAAGGCATGAACCTTGGAACAGAGATTCTGGGGGAGAggtgatatgatcaaaatatgctatgtggccgggcagtgggggtgcacacctttgagtccagcactcaggaggtagaggcaggtggatctctgagttcaaggccagcctcttgTACTGAaggagttccaagacatccaggctacacagaaacttgtctcaaaacatacacacacacacacacacacacacacacacacacacacacacacacacacacacccaaaacccTACTTAATGGGGCTAAATAGATGGGTcatcaagagcactgactgctctcatAGAAGAGGGGACTCCATTCCAAGCACACCATGGAGGTTCTGAATCatctacctgtaactccagttccagggattccaCATGtacttctggcctcagtgggcacagcatgcacacacagcatagacacatgtacaggcaaaacacccatacacattaaaaaattattttaaagagagCTTACACACGTAAATTAGAACTGGGCCCCTATCACCTTCAATATAGATAGGCCAAATGTGTCAGAACTGGCCCAGGTCCTACTTGGGTACTGAGCTCGCCCATGGTGGTACCTGGAACAGCACATGCAAATAGGAAGGAATTAGGGTGAGGACTGGGCCATGTGACAGAGCAGGACTGGACTAAGCAAAGCTCAGGCACTGGCAAGCCAACTTCTATGAGTTACTAGATCCATGAGCTCTGGGTTTAACCAAAAGCCTGCCTCAGTGAAGGTCTTTCATatatgcacaagcacatgcaagcatgcacacacacaacacgaaagaaaaatggaatcccAAACTGGGACTCCTATGTTCTGTAGGGCAGCCTCAGTGGCAATGGCAGTTCAAAGGTCCATCCTCTGAGCTGGGACAGACTCGTCCAGATTTGTCTAGCATACACAAGACCCTGGATAAATTCTTCTATGTGCCCCAAAAGCCAACATCTTGCATTGTGGGGGACTAGAGCTTGAGGCAATAAAAGACACATGCATGAAATATTAAAGTGTAtatgggtgtcttgcctgcatgtatggacATACACCATGTACATGCCTAGTGTCTacaaatgccagaagagggtgctgggtcccctagaactggagttagaaatggttgtgatgatgtgggtgctagcaattgaatctgggtctttggaagagcagccaatgttcttaaccattgtACCATCTCACTGCCTGTCTgctaagttttgtttttaaagatttatttattttatgtacattgagtatactgttgctctcttcagacacactaaaacagggcatcagatcccgttacagatggttgtgagccaccatgtggttgctgggaactgaactcaggacctctggaagagcagtcagtgctcttaaccgctgagccatctcttcagcccttgtttttgtgttttaaagaaaaaaaatctttggctAGCTGTGGTAGAATATTCCTTTAATGAGAAAAATCAGAAGGCAGGGGAAAAAAAGTTGTGCCTTTAATAGTAAAAGTAATACTTTGGGAAAACAGACAGCTTGACCGCGGGCCTGGTTTCCAGCTTCCCCAGATGACCAAGGCAGTAGGATCTGTCTGAGTCCTGTCACTTGAGCTAACTGTGGTGTCTAGGCCAGCGCTTGCTGCAAATGAGGGAAGCCACAAAAGGGGCTGTAACACCATGAACACTTCGTTTAACAATGGaagacactttatttttttttaaatctctcaacATTTCAACTCTGTAGAAATCAAATGCAAAATATGTGCATTTTAAATTAGCATATTCTTAACTACCCGGTTCACATCGATCTCCTATAGTGAGACACACCTAGGAGGGGAGAGGCCTTGCCAGTCTATACACTGTATTTCCTGGTGGAACACACTGGACTTCCTCAGGCAGCCTGTCCTCCATCTTGAGAGAGTCCCTGCAATGCTGGAGTGACTGGAATGCAGAGCTGGAGCTCTCAGGAAAGGGCCAGGCCCCACCAGGTCTGAGGTGCTGACATCAAAGAGCTGCCCAGGAATGCCAGTCTCAGGAATAAAACTGCCCAGAGTCTGCTGTATGTACACCTAACTACATGCGGTCTATCAGCTAGAGATAAAAAAGATTTGGAAAACCTAAAAATCACTCCAGTAAGTCGGAAGACCACCAGCAAATTCACAGTAGCTCAGGGTTTGGCCAGAGTCAAGCCTGCTCTAGAACTGAATGCCTGCTTTGGGAAAACTACTTGCCCATAGATCCCAAACACTGGACATCATAACTGCCTATGGCTAAACTATGTTAACACTTCACAAGGAAGTGACAGCTTCAAATTCctgccctgcccctctccccaaAAAGGAAAACCCAGAGGTGGGATTTATCCCAGGAAGTGTGGACACTGAATACTGGAGAGGCATCTAAGGAGCAAATCCCACCTCTGCCCGCCCTAGTGCAAAAAGACTTGAGAGCCGCATTGACAGCCTCAGGAACCAGTGAGGAAGGCTAGATGGGGGTGGAGGCACCCACCGCCTGAATTTCCTTCTGAGATTCAAGGTTCAGGGTGCAAGATTCATGCTCAGCAGGCACCAAGACCAGACAGAGCTATAGATGTGGGGGCTGAGGTCCCCATCTTGTCACTGAGGTCATTGCAGACCCCGGCACCGTGCTAACCCCCGTGTGCACACTGGAGGTAGGTGTATAATATTTACCGTAGGGAAGACAGTAGCTCTCTACCACCATGGGAAGGAACATGGGCTTTACCAGTCCCTTCCGCCAGGCTCCCAGCTCCACCCTAGCAATGGAAGAAACACTGGGAAAGGGCATGCGGCCCCCCTTGGAAGACTAAAGAACCCAGGGCACCTTTATAAATACCGTATCATTAATTTCTTTCACCATGTTGAAACACACTGCAAGTTGAAcactcattaaaaaataaacctcaaaTTCTGTATGTACAATACAGTAAGGGGGGGGGTTATGCAAACAGGAGGGGACGTCAGTCCTGCCATGGAGTCCACTTTCCAACTGCCAAGCAGAGCTTGCCAACATTGTGGGCTGGTTGAgtggagctggcaagatggcattCGACTAATACTGGACTTGGCTCCCCATTAATACCAGTCAGGGGGCAGACAAGGGGTGGGGACATCTGCCTAGGGATCCTTGTATCATGGGAGCAGGAAAAGAGGCGAGCCACCAGAGAGGCCCGGTGTGGCAGGAGGGCTCATTTCACAAGCCAGCAGGCCTCTAGCTCGCCACTCCTGGTGGGGATTTGAAGGTGACCCCAAAGGCTCCTTCCCAGTCCAAGCTGGCTTTGCAGTGGGTGGGGCAGGTGTGGCAAGAGTCCCAGAGACAGAGACTTATTTCAAgggaaccagaaccagaacccaAACCCATACCAGCTGAGCAGGGAGTGGAGAGGGCAGCGAAGTGACTGAATGGAAGTGCCATCCTGTCCTTCGGACCACACAGCAGCCGCAGGCTGGAATGTGACCTGCTACGTGAGCCATGTGACAAAGCAGTAACCCTGGTGCTTCCAAGGTCAAGCTCaagtctctgcttccttcctgggcAGCTCTGTTACCTCTTGATGGGACCAAGCCAGGTCAGTGGTGTGTAGCCCTTGTAGCGGAAGATGGGGGTGAGGCCTATCTGTACACGAGCTGGGAGAACGGGGTGGACTTGTAGTTCAGCTGACTGTTGGCCATGAACTTGTGCAGCTCACTCTTTCTGCAGCACGGGTCGTAGTGGTAGGCGCCGAGGCAGGCGTCACAGGAAACTTTTGAACACTGGGTGCATGTGTTTGTGGCACCTGCACGGTTACAGAAGCCACAGCGGGAGGTGGCTGTGGTAGAGGGCTTGGGCTTTGAGTGGACAGATGCCAGCCGGTCAAGGCCCTGAGTCTGGTGACCCACATACTTCTCCCGCATAGGTGCCCCGTGGGCCAAGCTGTCGTGTACAGAAGCCTTGCTGGGGAAAGCGCTGGGCTTGGAGGCCGAAGGACAGACCAGCACACTGTCACAGCGCTGGCAGAGGGAGGAGCTGCAGGACAGGCCGCAGTTTTGGCACTTGGAGAGGGCAGACTCTTTGGTGGGGGGTGAACGCTTGTGGTAGATGGGGTGGGTATCATTTTTGACCAGCCATACATCGGGCCGCAGAGCATCCTGCCTCCGgtaggtggccctgggttctgaATCTGTATACAGGTCCACGTCATCCTGAGTGGAAAAGTATGTACTACGAAGAAGGCCAAGGCCAttgatggaggagatggagggaaggtCATCAGGGCTACCATGGGGGGAGCTGGACATGGCCAGCAATGAGGGGGATGGGCGGATGATCTCATCCTTCAAGTCTTCCCCTATATCCATGGCCAGGGGCTCCTTGCGCAGACTCAGTGAGGCCTTCGAGGGGGGCTTCCTGCTCTCCCAGTAGCTGTCGTAGGCATCCACCGACCTGGAGGGTTTGGTCACTCGGGGCTTGTAGTAGTCCTTGGCCGCTCGCTCACTGGCTGATTTCTGGAGTGCCACACGAGCCATGGAAGTGGTCAGGTGCTCCCGACTCTCAGCCCGCCTCCGCAGTGCATCTGAGCACCCTCTCGCATCCTCCGTGCTGCTCTTGCGCTCAGCCACCACGTCCAGCTCTGAGTAGCCTTTGTCCTTCACCTGCAAGTGGATGCCCAGCATCTGCTCACACTCGACCTTGGCCAAGAAGAGCTCAAAGGAGACCATCTTCACCTGGAGGGACTCCACAAGCTCTTTGAGTTTGTACACAGTCCCCAACTCAGGCTCATAGCCCATGAACCTTAGAATGGCTCTGATGTCCTTCTCCAGCAACGTGGACTTGACATAGTAAACAAATGGGCCAGTGTAGGTCTAGGGAGAAAGAgggcagggaaaaaaaagaggcatgCTATAGAGAAGCCTGTTCAAACCAGATGCAGAGCGCCCCcggcagggaggggtggggagctcCTGCCTGGAGACCACAGGCAAGAGCACACTAGAAGCATACCACCGAGCAAGGAGTACATGTGGCCCGGGAGGCCAGAGAGACCATGGTTTCTGTGTATGTGAAGGCTCTGTACCACAGGAGAAGCACAGGGGTgggattagagagagagagatactagGCCCCAGGATGTCCATTTTGAGCCTTCTATCAAAGTTTCAAGAACACCCCAaggctgggatgcagctcagggACAGAGCGTGTACCACAGGTTTAATCCCTAGCACGACAATAAACAAATGACACATGCCAGGATTCCAGCCCCCTGTCCCCTGCTAGGGAAAGTGCAGAGAATCTTCTCTCAAcccccacccaacacacaccTACCCACCCCTCAACTGGGACTTTGGTCCATACCAGCTCCCAGCTGCTTGGAGCCCATGGGCTGAGAACAGGGGCACGGGCACGCAGGAGGGAGCAGCAGGCAGAGGCGGCCACCCCACCTCACCTTGATGCTGCGGAACTCCTTCTTCCAGGGGAACAGGAAGAGGTTGATGGCCATTGTCTCCAGCATGCCGAAGGCGCAGTGCAGAGCACTCAGGCTGGAGCCGCTCAGAGAGCGGAGGGAGCTCTCCACCACCTCATAAAACTGGATCAGCCGAAATCGATATAAAGGGTCCACCTTGTGCAGGCTGAGCAGGGTGGCAGCTGCCACGCGCAGGTACTCATCGCTGCCAGGCTGCTGGTTGCCGGGGGTGGTGTCCACTTTGCCCTCATGGAACTGCACGTACTTCCGGAATAAGTCATCCTTGTACTTCGTATCCATTGAACTGGGCTTCCCCAAATCAAACCCAAGGGCTACCTCATCTCCCCCATGGCTCTGGGACTGGAGGCTGGCACATCACATGAAGAACTGGCCTGGTACCCATGGACCAGCGCATGCTCTGAAAAGGGGGGATAAGAAACCATCACCCATCTGACTGGTGCCCACCCCAGCTTCAGAATGCCAAGGGCAGCAAAGCCAAGAGCTGGCCTGGACTAAGCTGGTTCTTGAGCCCAGATGGCCCCCATGTGCTCTTCCACCTCACTGACACAGAACACAGATGGGCCAGGCGCTGCTGCTCACCAGCTCACAGGAGTGACTAATGCCCCCAAAGGCAAGGTTCAGAGAGCAAGCCGGTGCACACTTGGCCTTGGTGTGACAGGAGGAGGAGTCTGGGAAAACCCCGAGGCACACTTAAACCTGAAGCACTGCCAGGCCCAGGGTGTGATGCCGGAGGTGGCGGCAGGGAGGTGCTGAGCTGGCACTACAGAGCATGTGCCAGTACTAACCCCTTGCTCCTGAGTAAGTGGGCACAGCAGTTACCATGGCCCCTGAAATCAGCCAGTCATCGAGAGAAGCACCCAAGGTTCCAGATCTCCCAAGGTGGAGATAAGGTCAGAGCCCAGGAAGGCTCCAGAGTCCAGGCCAAGCCCACCACACCCTGTTTTCCTGGAGCAGGAAGGAGCTTGGCACCAACAGAAAGGAGGTTTGCTGCTAATGATCAGGGCACACAGAGGGACTGCTGGTGCAAGGGCCTGACCCACAGCTACTCAGAGGACACACCCACTACTCCTGTGGGACGATGGGACTGCACTGCTCAGTGAGAAGGACCCTGGGTCCAGCTCCCAGCACTACACAGAGGACTTCTGGGGAAGTCCACATAAACCACTGGAGAGTTTAATTCAAGGATCTAGATAGGGACTAGAGAGATCAGAGGGGGCTGCAGCCAGCTGTGAGAAGAAGCACACAGCCCAGCAGCTCACAGGGGACCTTGGGGAAAGACAGCAACAGTCAGTGCCACACACTGCAGACAAACCAGGCTCAAGAgggcacagcagcacacacagctctGCACAATGTGGCTAAGTAAGGAAAGCActgacagcctcttctgcctTGACAAGGTATTCACCCTCAAGACACCAGGCTTTCTCAAGAAGGCTCCGACCACCTTCAGGTAGAGTGGGCGTGACCTGCACCTGCCGCTTTCCTGGCCAGAGCCCCAGTGTGTGGGTGATGAGCATCCTACTCTAAGCCAGCCTCCACACCTCACTCAGGCGGGGCTTCTAGTCATCAGCACCACTAAGACTGAAGGAGGTAAGGGGACTGGGCTCTCCTTGGGGGCTCGGTATGGCCTGTGGGGTCCTCTAGTATTATCTGGGCTCTGGCAACAATCCCACGGCCCATAGAACCACCCTGGCCTCAGGAAGTCACAGCTCAGCATCTCCAGTTTGGGGACATGAGTGGCA
It encodes the following:
- the Spata2 gene encoding spermatogenesis-associated protein 2; this translates as MDTKYKDDLFRKYVQFHEGKVDTTPGNQQPGSDEYLRVAAATLLSLHKVDPLYRFRLIQFYEVVESSLRSLSGSSLSALHCAFGMLETMAINLFLFPWKKEFRSIKTYTGPFVYYVKSTLLEKDIRAILRFMGYEPELGTVYKLKELVESLQVKMVSFELFLAKVECEQMLGIHLQVKDKGYSELDVVAERKSSTEDARGCSDALRRRAESREHLTTSMARVALQKSASERAAKDYYKPRVTKPSRSVDAYDSYWESRKPPSKASLSLRKEPLAMDIGEDLKDEIIRPSPSLLAMSSSPHGSPDDLPSISSINGLGLLRSTYFSTQDDVDLYTDSEPRATYRRQDALRPDVWLVKNDTHPIYHKRSPPTKESALSKCQNCGLSCSSSLCQRCDSVLVCPSASKPSAFPSKASVHDSLAHGAPMREKYVGHQTQGLDRLASVHSKPKPSTTATSRCGFCNRAGATNTCTQCSKVSCDACLGAYHYDPCCRKSELHKFMANSQLNYKSTPFSQLVYR